From the Ctenopharyngodon idella isolate HZGC_01 chromosome 3, HZGC01, whole genome shotgun sequence genome, one window contains:
- the LOC127509940 gene encoding GTPase IMAP family member 8-like: protein MTRTRRHKRRTNHFCFRDIGLSQPRSDTDDGIDDSNPKTREHFLPLGLKMAEMHKSLNLVLLGKAGVGKSATGNTILGREAFISKKSLTSVTQGVVVKTKNVCGQQVTVYDTPGILDTEQNEEKFRQIKEEVLQKCESGPCVFLLVIKADRFTEGDRKTVEKIEKVLGVRRIQKTWILFTGGDQLEDDMTIEEFISDNEDLKKLLQKYGQRYRVFSNKKKRGPNEQDQVKMLLTEKLGINCDTKDAPAVSLSSRRIVLLGKSGFGRSSAGNTILGQKVFISERSVTSVTCESSEARANVSGRSVSVVDTPGFFHTEIKTEELIKEIGRSVYLSIPGPHAFLIVIRVIDTFTEQEQLIPQIIKIMFGEEVLKYSIILFTHGDQLEGDSEKDLIERKSRLRDLVQQCGGRYHVFNNEAQNNREQVNDLLKKIDTMVEQNGGNYRNRMFEDPQRFKQEETEKEKREEEQKQSYKCVCS, encoded by the exons atgactcgaacCCGAAGACACAAGAGGcgaactaatcatttctgtttccgGGACATAGGGCTGTCACAGCCCAGATCAGACACTGATGACGGAATTGACGACTCGAACCCGAAGACACGAGAG cACTTTTTACCTTTAGGCCTTAAAATGGCAGAAATGCATAAAAGTCTGAATCTGGTCCTACTTGGAAAAGCAGGTGTTGGGAAAAGTGCAACTGGAAACACAATACTGGGACGAGAAGCTTTCATATCAAAGAAAAGCCTCACTTCAGTCACACAAGGTGTAGTTGTGAAAACTAAGAATGTCTGTGGGCAACAGGTCACTGTTTATGACACACCAGGAATCCTTGACACAGAGCAGAATGAAGAGAAGTTTCGCCAGATAAAAGAAGAAGTTTTGCAGAAATGTGAATCAGGTCCCTGTGTGTTTCTGCTGGTCATCAAAGCTGACAGATTCACTGAAGGAGATAGAAAAACTGTGGAGAAGATTGAGAAGGTCTTGGGAGTAAGGCGCATACAGAAAACCTGGATTCTTTTCACTGGAGGAGATCAACTAGAGGATGACATGACAATAGAAGAATTCATCAGTGATAATGAAGACTTAAAGAAACTCCTTCAGAAATATGGTCAGAGATACCGTGTGTTCAGCAACAAGAAGAAGAGAGGTCCTAATGAACAAGATCAAGTTAAAATGCTGCTTACAGAAAAACTTGGAATAAACTGTGACACAAAGG acgcTCCTGCTGTCAGTCTCTCATCCAGAAGGATTGTTCTTCTGGGTAAAAGTGGTTTTGGGAGGAGTTCAGCTGGAAACACAATCCTGGGACAGAAAGTGTTCATATCTGAAAGAAGTGTGACTTCAGTAACCTGTGAAAGTTCAGAAGCTCGCGCCAATGTTTCAGGCAGATCTGTGTCTGTAGTTGATACTCCTGGATTCTTTCACACAGAGATAAAAACTGAGGAGTTAATAAAAGAGATAGGGAGaagtgtttatttatccattccTGGACCTCACGCTTTTCTCATCGTGATTAGAGTCATTGACACTTTCACTGAACAAGAGCAGCTGATTCCTCAGATCATTAAGATTATGTTTGGTGAAGAAGtgttaaaatactccatcattctCTTCACTCATGGAGATCAGCTAGAAGGAGATTCTGAAAAGGATCTCATTGAGAGAAAGAGTAGATTAAGAGATCTAGTTCAGCAGTGTGGAGGCAGATATCACGTCTTCAACAATGAAGCTCAGAATAACAGAGAGCAGGTGAATGATCTATTGAAGAAGATCGACACAATGGTAGAGCAGAATGGAGGAAACTACAGAAATCGGATGTTTGAAGATCCGCAGAGATTCAAACAAGAGGAAACcgagaaagagaagagagaagAAGAACAGAAACAAAGTTATAAATGTGTATGCAGTTGA
- the LOC127509979 gene encoding GTPase IMAP family member 7-like, with translation MSSSSATPETEDPNEVQTMKRSDSFLFKHPNMSMRRMVLVGRTGAGKSSSGNTILGRKAFRAARKASSVTKECWKETGEVADHQLVLVDCPGIFDTSLSDRELIREISKCINMTAPGPHAIVLVIQLGPFTEEEQRSVERIRAIFGQEADKHTIILFTHGDELTEDIEKTLSEAGPDLTQLIKSCGRRYHVFDNTKIDDRKQVLEFLDKVDDMLHKNDGKYYTSDMFQRAEKMLNVEEEKHKEQCKQKIQELTDQFNKEKTKLEENIKQLKESGQTKDQKIKDLEEQMKMKERHFEESKRYYVQKRKNMRQEVEETQVKENIPEISRKLQKLRF, from the exons ATGTCGTCTTCAAGTGCCACACCAGAAACAGAAG ATCCTAATGAGGTTCAGACAATGAAAAGAAGTGATAGTTTTTTGTTTAAACATCCAAATA TGTCGATGAGAAGGATGGTGCTGGTTGGAAGGACTGGAGCAGGTAAAAGCTCTTCTGGAAACACAATCCTGGGAAGAAAAGCCTTCAGAGCCGCCAGAAAAGCTTCATCTGTAACTAAAGAGTGCTGGAAAGAGACTGGAGAAGTGGCTGACCATCAGCTGGTGCTGGTTGATTGTCCCGGGATCTTTGATACGTCACTCTCGGATAGAGAACTCATAAGGGAGATCAGTAAGTGTATAAACATGACGGCACCTGGACCTCACGCTATTGTCCTGGTCATTCAGCTCGGTCCGTTCACTGAAGAAGAACAACGTTCAGTGGAGAGGATCAGGGCTATATTTGGACAAGAAGCAGATAAACACACAATCATCCTCTTCACACACGGTGATGAACTGACAGAAGACATTGAGAAAACTCTGAGTGAAGCAGGACCTGATTTAACACAGCTCATTAAATCATGTGGCAGACGGTATCATGTGTTCGACAACACAAAAATTGATGATCGCAAACAGGTTTTGGAGTTCCTGGATAAGGTTGATGACATGTTGCACAAGAATGATGGTAAATATTACACCAGTGACATGTTTCAGCGTGCAGAAAAAATGCTGAATGTCGAAGAAGAAAAGCATAAGGAACAATGCAAACAGAAGATACAGGAACTAACAGACCaatttaataaagaaaagaCCAAACTGGAGGAGAACATTAAACAACTGAAGGAATCCGGGCAGACAAAAGACCAGAAGATTAAAGATCTGGAGgaacaaatgaaaatgaaggAGAGACATTTTGAAGAGTCTAAACGTTATTATGTGCAGAAACGCAAGAATATGAGACAGGAGGTGGAAGAGACACAAGTGAAAGAAAACATCCCAGAGATCAGCAGAAAACTACAAAAGCTTCGTTTCTGA